One Pantoea eucalypti genomic region harbors:
- the ubiF gene encoding 3-demethoxyubiquinol 3-hydroxylase: MQDNQFDVVIVGGGMVGAALACGLTQQHFRVAVIERAEPAPFEADSDPDLRISAIGSSSVALLKQLNVWPRVDAMRSAPYRRLETWEWQAAQVSFDAASLGLPELGFMVENSVLQRALWEEMQSLGVTCYCPATLENLQPENGGWRVDLNDGVALHTRLVVGADGANSQVRQMAGIGIHGWSYAQSCLLISVTCEHPAGDATWQHFTPQGPRAFLPLYGNRASLVWYDAPARVRQLQAMPMAQLEKEIASHFPARLGRFKAHAAGGFPLVRRHASRYVLPGLALVGDAAHTINPLAGQGVNLGYRDIDALIEVLVSARGAAEDWASERILQRYHRQRRKDNMLMQGGMDLFYFAFSNQLAPLRFARNLGLIAAEHSGVLKRQVLRYALGL; encoded by the coding sequence ATGCAGGATAATCAGTTTGATGTCGTGATTGTCGGCGGTGGCATGGTCGGTGCTGCGCTGGCCTGTGGACTGACACAGCAACATTTTCGCGTGGCGGTCATTGAGCGTGCCGAACCCGCTCCATTTGAGGCCGACAGCGATCCCGATTTGCGAATTTCAGCGATCGGATCCTCCTCGGTGGCGTTACTGAAGCAACTTAACGTCTGGCCGCGGGTAGACGCGATGCGCAGCGCGCCCTATCGGCGACTGGAAACCTGGGAGTGGCAAGCGGCGCAGGTAAGTTTTGATGCTGCCTCGCTGGGCTTACCTGAACTGGGTTTTATGGTTGAGAACAGCGTGCTTCAGCGGGCGTTGTGGGAGGAGATGCAGTCGCTGGGCGTGACCTGCTATTGTCCGGCCACGCTGGAAAATCTGCAGCCAGAAAATGGCGGCTGGCGCGTTGATCTTAACGACGGCGTGGCCTTACACACCCGGCTGGTGGTTGGCGCAGATGGTGCGAACTCACAGGTGCGGCAGATGGCCGGCATCGGGATTCATGGCTGGAGCTATGCGCAGTCCTGTTTACTGATCAGCGTGACCTGCGAACATCCGGCAGGAGATGCCACCTGGCAGCACTTTACGCCGCAGGGGCCGCGCGCCTTCCTGCCGCTGTATGGCAATCGCGCCTCGCTGGTCTGGTACGACGCGCCTGCAAGAGTGCGCCAGCTACAGGCGATGCCGATGGCCCAGCTGGAAAAAGAGATTGCCAGCCACTTCCCGGCGCGGCTGGGACGTTTCAAAGCCCATGCGGCAGGGGGTTTTCCGCTGGTGCGTCGCCATGCTTCACGCTATGTCCTGCCAGGACTGGCGCTGGTTGGCGATGCCGCGCATACCATTAACCCGCTGGCCGGGCAGGGCGTGAATCTGGGCTATCGCGATATTGATGCGTTGATTGAGGTGCTGGTCAGCGCACGCGGTGCGGCGGAAGACTGGGCGTCAGAGCGGATATTGCAGCGCTATCACCGGCAGCGTCGTAAAGACAATATGCTGATGCAGGGCGGAATGGATCTCTTTTACTTTGCTTTCAGCAATCAGCTGGCACCACTGCGCTTCGCGCGTAATCTCGGACTGATTGCTGCCGAGCATTCCGGTGTCCTGAAGCGACAGGTATTACGATACGCACTGGGTTTATAG